One Phycisphaeraceae bacterium genomic window carries:
- the argH gene encoding argininosuccinate lyase, translating to MATLWGGRFEGSRAELFRAINDSLPFDIALLEQDVRGSIAWANALARAAVITDDERDALVNGLREVLDEGMADPASVLASAEEDVHSWVEARLTTKIGATGKKLHTGRSRNDQVATDLRLWVRDALAARVEELRAAQYAILAVAARECDSPFPAYTHLQRAQPVTFGHWCMAHVEALARDASRFEDAARRANECPLGSAALAGTAYPIDREALARELGFDRPTANSLDAVSDRDFVVEALAAAALCATHLSRLAEDLIIYSSAEFAYVSLSDAVTSGSSLMPQKKNPDALELLRGKAGRIIGAHTALVVTLKGLPLAYNKDLQEDKEPLFDAMAHLSICLRLVPEVFNGLTLHRERAAAASIAGYANATELADFLVREGMPFRDAHHAVGVLVRLAIEQGVELQGLSLEQLRSVVPTITQGVYESLTVGAALSRRDVPGGASPTRVREAIESASKRLSAQERRS from the coding sequence ATGGCCACCCTCTGGGGCGGACGCTTCGAGGGATCGCGCGCCGAACTCTTCCGCGCGATCAACGACTCGCTGCCCTTCGACATCGCGCTCCTCGAACAGGATGTCCGCGGCTCCATCGCCTGGGCCAACGCCCTCGCGCGCGCAGCCGTTATCACCGACGACGAACGCGACGCGCTCGTCAACGGCCTGCGCGAGGTCCTCGACGAAGGCATGGCAGACCCTGCCAGCGTCCTCGCCAGCGCCGAAGAGGATGTCCACTCCTGGGTCGAGGCGCGCCTGACCACGAAGATCGGCGCGACGGGAAAGAAACTCCACACCGGGCGCAGCCGCAACGACCAGGTGGCCACCGACCTGCGACTCTGGGTGCGCGACGCGCTGGCGGCGCGCGTCGAAGAACTCCGCGCCGCCCAATACGCCATCCTCGCGGTCGCCGCCCGCGAGTGCGACTCCCCGTTCCCCGCCTACACCCATCTCCAGCGCGCCCAGCCCGTCACCTTCGGCCACTGGTGCATGGCCCATGTCGAGGCCCTCGCACGCGACGCGTCGCGCTTCGAGGACGCCGCACGGCGCGCCAACGAGTGCCCCCTCGGCTCCGCGGCCCTCGCCGGGACCGCCTACCCCATCGACCGTGAAGCCCTCGCGCGCGAACTCGGCTTCGATCGCCCGACCGCCAACTCCCTCGACGCCGTCAGCGACCGCGACTTCGTCGTTGAGGCCCTCGCCGCCGCCGCCCTCTGCGCCACGCACCTCTCGCGCCTCGCCGAAGACCTCATCATCTACTCCAGCGCCGAGTTCGCGTATGTCTCCCTCAGCGACGCCGTCACCAGCGGTTCGTCGCTCATGCCCCAGAAGAAGAACCCAGACGCGCTCGAACTCCTCCGCGGCAAAGCCGGTCGGATCATCGGCGCGCACACCGCCCTCGTCGTCACGCTCAAGGGCCTTCCCCTCGCGTACAACAAGGACCTGCAGGAAGACAAGGAACCCCTCTTCGACGCGATGGCGCACCTCTCGATCTGTCTGCGCCTCGTGCCCGAGGTGTTCAACGGCCTCACGCTCCACCGCGAACGCGCCGCCGCGGCGTCCATCGCCGGCTACGCCAACGCGACGGAGCTCGCCGACTTCCTCGTCCGCGAGGGCATGCCCTTCCGCGACGCGCACCACGCCGTCGGCGTGCTCGTGCGACTCGCCATCGAGCAAGGCGTGGAACTGCAGGGCCTCTCTCTCGAACAACTGCGCTCGGTGGTCCCGACGATCACCCAGGGCGTGTACGAATCTCTGACGGTCGGCGCGGCCCTGTCGCGCCGGGATGTCCCGGGCGGCGCGTCGCCGACCCGGGTTCGCGAAGCAATCGAGAGCGCCTCGAAGCGTCTCTCGGCGCAGGAAAGGAGGTCGTGA
- the argJ gene encoding bifunctional glutamate N-acetyltransferase/amino-acid acetyltransferase ArgJ, whose amino-acid sequence MIMSSLHDNGIEMATLDLSSLRCPTGFEAAGLAVGLRKSGRRDLALFLCREGASAAGVFTMNVVRAAPVTISEDHLKATGGKARAVLINSGMANACTGAEGFARAQRTAEKLASTLGCAREEILLASTGVIGMQMPDQKMIEAYNPLINALAPDRLDDAAAAILTTDTCEKYAEARVHFGGRTARFVGVAKGSGMIHPNMATMLGVVMTDAAIESNDLADMLRTATKRTFNRVTVDGDTSTNDCVFAMASGAAGEFPREMLQEALERVCAELSLLIVRDGEGAKKVVRVRVTDADTETDAEKVAQTVASSLLVRTAIAGGDPNWGRIVAAVGRAGAPFDLDRIEVLVGGASLFVHGAPADTARDVLKRAFAGPDVDIEIRLNTGGEEATFFTCDLTEGYIRINADYTT is encoded by the coding sequence GTGATCATGAGTTCGCTCCACGACAACGGCATCGAGATGGCGACGCTCGACCTTTCGTCGCTCCGCTGCCCCACGGGGTTCGAGGCCGCCGGCCTCGCGGTCGGCCTGCGCAAGAGCGGGCGACGCGACCTCGCGCTCTTCCTCTGCCGAGAGGGCGCCTCCGCCGCCGGCGTGTTCACGATGAATGTCGTGCGCGCCGCGCCGGTCACCATCTCCGAGGACCACCTCAAGGCAACCGGGGGCAAGGCCCGCGCCGTGCTCATCAACTCCGGCATGGCCAACGCGTGCACCGGCGCCGAGGGCTTCGCGCGCGCCCAGCGCACCGCCGAGAAACTCGCCTCCACCCTCGGCTGCGCACGCGAAGAGATCCTGCTCGCCTCCACCGGCGTCATCGGCATGCAGATGCCCGACCAGAAGATGATCGAGGCCTACAACCCCCTCATCAACGCCCTCGCGCCAGACCGCCTCGACGACGCCGCCGCCGCCATCCTCACCACCGACACCTGCGAGAAGTACGCGGAAGCCCGCGTGCACTTCGGCGGGCGCACCGCGCGCTTCGTCGGCGTCGCCAAGGGCTCGGGCATGATCCACCCCAACATGGCCACCATGCTGGGCGTCGTCATGACCGACGCCGCGATCGAATCAAACGACCTCGCCGACATGCTGCGCACCGCGACGAAGCGCACCTTCAACCGCGTCACCGTCGACGGCGACACCTCCACCAACGACTGCGTCTTCGCCATGGCCTCCGGCGCCGCCGGCGAGTTCCCGCGCGAGATGCTCCAGGAAGCGCTCGAGCGCGTCTGCGCCGAACTCTCCCTCCTCATCGTCCGCGACGGCGAGGGCGCCAAGAAGGTCGTCCGCGTCCGCGTCACCGACGCCGACACCGAAACCGACGCCGAGAAGGTCGCCCAGACCGTCGCCTCGTCGTTGCTTGTGCGCACCGCGATCGCGGGGGGCGACCCCAACTGGGGGCGCATCGTCGCCGCCGTCGGACGCGCCGGCGCTCCCTTCGACCTCGACCGCATCGAGGTCCTCGTGGGCGGCGCCTCGCTCTTTGTCCATGGTGCGCCAGCAGATACGGCGCGCGACGTGCTCAAACGCGCCTTCGCCGGACCCGATGTCGACATCGAGATTCGCCTGAACACGGGAGGCGAAGAGGCGACATTTTTCACGTGCGACCTCACCGAGGGCTACATCCGCATTAATGCTGACTACACCACCTGA
- a CDS encoding SDR family oxidoreductase, with the protein MNHPQSEARRLFLKSAAAVSALAAMGGAGAIANAAMLQQRAGATGDRKLKILFLGGTGFLGPHTVRAAMANGHEVTLFNRGRTNADLFPELEKIQGDRNADLDKLKGRDWDCVIDTSAYYPRQVRDAAGILKDRVGQYIMISTISVYASYPTPGMDETSPVGTIEDETIEQVTGATYGPLKALCEQAAEAQMPGRATNIRPGLIVGPGDTTDRFTYWPARVARGGEVLAPGDGSNYIQHMDVRDLGAWIVHCAERRIVGVYNADSAMRERTIKGLLDACKTASNSDAKFVYVPLAFLTEQGIRPWQDMPCYAPAEGAFAAFGQVSSAKALANGLKPRPMLDTVRDTLEWWKQQPEERRKTMRAGLTPEREAKALEAWRARDAG; encoded by the coding sequence ATGAACCACCCCCAGTCCGAAGCCCGCCGCCTGTTCCTCAAGTCCGCCGCCGCAGTGAGCGCGCTCGCCGCCATGGGCGGCGCGGGCGCGATCGCCAACGCCGCCATGCTCCAGCAGCGCGCAGGCGCCACCGGCGACCGCAAACTCAAGATCCTCTTCCTCGGAGGCACCGGCTTCCTCGGGCCGCACACCGTCCGCGCCGCGATGGCCAACGGCCACGAGGTCACCCTCTTCAACCGAGGGCGCACCAACGCCGACCTCTTCCCCGAACTCGAGAAGATCCAGGGCGACCGCAACGCCGACCTCGACAAACTCAAGGGCCGCGACTGGGACTGCGTCATCGACACCAGCGCCTATTACCCGCGACAGGTCCGCGACGCAGCCGGCATACTCAAAGACCGCGTCGGACAGTACATCATGATCTCCACCATCTCCGTGTACGCGTCGTACCCGACGCCGGGCATGGACGAGACCTCGCCCGTCGGCACGATCGAGGACGAAACGATCGAACAGGTCACCGGCGCAACCTACGGCCCGCTCAAGGCCCTCTGCGAGCAGGCCGCCGAAGCGCAGATGCCCGGGCGCGCCACCAACATCCGGCCCGGCCTCATCGTCGGCCCCGGCGACACCACCGACCGCTTCACCTACTGGCCCGCGCGCGTCGCGCGCGGCGGCGAGGTCCTCGCCCCCGGCGACGGCTCCAACTACATCCAGCACATGGATGTCCGCGACCTGGGCGCGTGGATCGTCCACTGCGCAGAAAGGCGCATCGTGGGCGTCTACAACGCCGACTCCGCGATGCGCGAGCGCACCATCAAGGGCCTCCTCGACGCCTGCAAGACCGCCAGCAACTCCGACGCGAAGTTCGTCTATGTGCCCCTCGCCTTCCTTACAGAGCAGGGCATCCGCCCCTGGCAGGACATGCCCTGCTACGCGCCCGCCGAGGGCGCCTTCGCCGCCTTCGGGCAGGTCAGCAGCGCCAAGGCGCTCGCCAACGGGCTCAAGCCCCGCCCCATGCTCGACACCGTCCGCGACACCCTCGAGTGGTGGAAGCAGCAGCCCGAGGAACGGCGCAAGACCATGCGCGCCGGGCTCACGCCCGAGCGAGAGGCAAAGGCCCTCGAAGCGTGGCGGGCGCGCGACGCCGGCTGA
- the cls gene encoding cardiolipin synthase, translated as MLSWVPLAIFLADYALRIGLIARVLVRKLNVSTTLAWSFILLFLPLFGVPLYLLIGENRLGLKRSRLHSQVDADLEERAIGAWKGGATDWTHESEPFDHVARLCGAVSGLPPLKGNRLSLISDSDELLDSLVRDIETAKHHAHLMYYIWSTQGQGPRKVGEALIGAAQRGINARVLVDAVGSADFLRSPLASSMRKAGVQIVAALPANPFRALFARVDLRNHRKAAVIDGRVAYIGSQNLNDSAFNVKGSGGPGPWIDATVRMEGPAAQAVSVMFIRDWDMDARHRIGPDTEYLPEFEIAEGGVVQLAPSGPQSGPLAIQQSILTAIYSAREELIITTPYFVPDDPTRLALQAAAMRGVQVTLVVPKKVNSPLVGFAGKSEFGGLLASGVRIRLHRRGLLHAKTITVDRRFGMIGSVNIDMRSFWLNFEATLFVYDDDFASQLRWLQTGYIEESDSLTQEEWRRRPFAEKAVEHVARLFGPLL; from the coding sequence ATGCTCTCGTGGGTCCCACTCGCCATCTTCCTCGCGGACTACGCGCTGCGGATCGGCCTGATCGCGCGAGTGCTCGTCCGCAAACTCAATGTGTCGACCACGCTCGCGTGGTCGTTCATCCTCCTCTTCCTCCCGCTGTTCGGCGTCCCGCTCTACCTGCTCATCGGCGAGAACCGCCTGGGCCTGAAACGCAGCCGCCTCCACAGCCAGGTCGACGCAGACCTCGAAGAACGCGCGATCGGCGCGTGGAAGGGCGGCGCGACCGACTGGACCCACGAGAGCGAACCCTTCGATCACGTCGCCCGGCTCTGCGGCGCCGTCTCGGGCCTCCCGCCCCTCAAGGGCAACCGCCTCTCGCTCATCAGCGACAGCGACGAACTCCTCGACTCCCTCGTCCGGGACATCGAGACCGCGAAGCATCACGCCCACCTCATGTACTACATCTGGTCCACGCAGGGCCAAGGCCCTCGCAAGGTGGGCGAAGCGCTCATCGGCGCTGCGCAGCGAGGGATCAACGCGCGAGTCCTCGTCGACGCCGTCGGCAGCGCCGACTTCCTCCGATCGCCCCTCGCGTCGTCGATGCGCAAGGCGGGCGTGCAGATCGTCGCCGCGCTCCCGGCCAACCCGTTCCGCGCGCTCTTCGCACGCGTCGACCTGCGCAACCACCGCAAGGCCGCCGTCATCGACGGACGAGTCGCCTACATCGGGAGTCAGAACCTCAACGACTCAGCGTTCAATGTGAAGGGCTCCGGAGGCCCGGGCCCCTGGATCGATGCGACCGTGCGCATGGAAGGCCCCGCTGCGCAGGCAGTCAGCGTCATGTTCATCCGCGACTGGGACATGGACGCGCGGCACAGGATCGGGCCAGACACCGAATACCTCCCCGAATTCGAGATCGCCGAGGGTGGCGTGGTCCAGCTCGCGCCGTCCGGCCCGCAGTCCGGCCCTCTCGCGATCCAGCAGTCGATCCTGACCGCGATCTATTCGGCGCGCGAAGAGCTCATCATCACGACGCCCTACTTCGTCCCGGACGACCCCACGCGCCTCGCCCTCCAGGCCGCCGCGATGCGCGGCGTCCAGGTCACACTCGTCGTCCCCAAGAAGGTCAACTCCCCGCTCGTCGGCTTCGCGGGCAAGTCAGAGTTCGGGGGGCTGCTCGCCTCCGGGGTGCGCATCCGGCTCCATCGGCGAGGCCTCCTCCACGCCAAGACCATCACCGTCGACCGGCGGTTCGGCATGATCGGCTCCGTCAACATCGATATGCGATCCTTCTGGCTGAACTTCGAGGCGACGCTCTTCGTCTACGACGACGACTTCGCCAGCCAGCTCCGCTGGCTCCAGACCGGCTACATCGAAGAGTCCGACTCGCTCACCCAGGAAGAATGGCGCCGCAGGCCCTTCGCCGAGAAGGCGGTCGAGCACGTCGCGCGCCTCTTCGGCCCGCTGCTCTGA
- a CDS encoding MBL fold metallo-hydrolase, producing the protein MQSRSIPERVRLAAAATRSGVRRYPGVIARSLREMAGGAAGPASPPDAAASRAEFLGVYDLENAAAWLGHASVLLRFDRRTALVDPVLSSRIGPRIAGRVIGPSRLTPCPVRAEDLRASEAVLITHAHFDHLDRPTLEAIASARTVAIVARGLRSLMPRGFREVIELDWGGRFELDGFAVRAVEPAHWGARTAFDRGRGFNAYVIESDAGLSLAAGDTAHTRVFDALDPIDLAIFGIGAYDPWEHQHATPEQVWDMFTAIGGVASRNGLLLPVHHSTFELSDEPVEEPMRRLLEAAGDRSDHVLRARPGDVFELRARGPAADDR; encoded by the coding sequence ATGCAGAGCCGGTCGATCCCCGAAAGAGTGAGACTCGCCGCCGCCGCGACCCGGTCGGGCGTTCGCCGGTACCCGGGCGTGATCGCCCGATCGCTGCGCGAGATGGCCGGTGGCGCGGCCGGCCCCGCCAGCCCCCCCGACGCCGCGGCGTCCCGGGCGGAGTTCCTCGGTGTGTACGACCTTGAGAACGCGGCGGCGTGGCTCGGTCACGCGTCGGTGCTGCTGCGGTTCGATCGGCGCACGGCGCTCGTCGATCCGGTGCTGTCGTCGCGGATCGGCCCGCGCATCGCGGGGAGGGTGATCGGTCCGAGCCGGCTGACGCCCTGCCCGGTGCGGGCCGAGGACCTCCGCGCCTCGGAAGCCGTGCTGATCACGCACGCGCACTTTGATCACCTGGATCGGCCGACGCTGGAGGCGATCGCGTCGGCCAGGACGGTGGCGATCGTGGCGCGCGGGCTGCGATCGTTGATGCCTCGCGGGTTCCGGGAGGTGATCGAGCTGGACTGGGGCGGTCGGTTCGAGCTGGACGGGTTCGCGGTGCGCGCCGTCGAGCCGGCGCACTGGGGCGCGCGAACGGCGTTCGATCGGGGGCGCGGTTTCAACGCGTACGTGATCGAGTCGGACGCCGGGCTGTCGCTGGCGGCGGGCGATACGGCGCACACGCGCGTCTTCGACGCGCTGGACCCAATCGACCTGGCGATCTTCGGGATCGGCGCGTACGACCCGTGGGAGCATCAGCACGCGACGCCGGAGCAGGTGTGGGACATGTTCACCGCGATCGGCGGGGTCGCGTCGCGCAACGGGCTGCTGCTGCCGGTGCACCACTCGACGTTCGAGCTCTCGGACGAGCCGGTGGAGGAACCGATGCGCCGTCTGCTCGAGGCGGCGGGCGATCGCTCGGATCATGTGCTGCGCGCGCGGCCGGGGGATGTGTTCGAGCTGCGGGCGCGGGGTCCGGCGGCTGACGATCGGTGA
- a CDS encoding sigma-70 family RNA polymerase sigma factor, whose amino-acid sequence MSAAGMDLPEEHVTMLLREIAGGDAQAADRLLPAVYDELRRLARSRMSKERAGLTLEPTALVHEAYLRVIGSAKDQPWDHRGHFFAAAALAMRRILVERARHAKRLKHGGGRDREDLGEHAVRVDSEEQIDLIELDAALKKLELYDDRKAQIVSLRFFGGLSIEETAAAMGLSPATVKTEWAFARAWLRRAMVGARDPDATSGGGA is encoded by the coding sequence ATGAGCGCCGCCGGCATGGACCTGCCCGAAGAGCATGTGACGATGCTGCTCCGCGAGATCGCCGGGGGCGACGCGCAGGCCGCCGACCGTCTCCTCCCCGCCGTCTACGACGAGCTGCGCCGGCTCGCGCGCTCGCGCATGTCCAAAGAACGCGCCGGGCTCACCCTCGAACCCACCGCTCTCGTCCACGAGGCCTACCTCCGCGTCATCGGCTCCGCCAAAGACCAGCCCTGGGACCATCGCGGCCACTTCTTCGCCGCCGCCGCCCTCGCCATGCGCAGGATCCTCGTCGAACGCGCCCGCCACGCCAAACGCCTGAAGCACGGCGGCGGGCGCGACCGCGAAGACCTCGGCGAGCACGCCGTCCGCGTCGACTCCGAGGAGCAGATCGACCTCATCGAGCTCGACGCCGCCCTCAAGAAACTCGAGCTCTACGACGATCGCAAAGCGCAGATCGTCAGTCTCCGCTTCTTCGGCGGCCTCTCCATCGAAGAAACCGCCGCCGCGATGGGTCTCTCACCGGCCACAGTCAAAACCGAGTGGGCCTTCGCCCGCGCCTGGCTCCGTCGTGCGATGGTCGGCGCGCGCGACCCCGACGCCACGTCCGGAGGCGGTGCGTGA
- a CDS encoding protein kinase: protein MRDTREARIEELFALASALPPSERTRAVRDAASDDPSLAGEVFALLEHLDDEFLDPDRFASERAGLALEGMLPVAARIGRYTVLGTLGSGGMGVVYLAEQEKPRRQVALKVIAGAFVRDSSLARFEREAELLGRLQHPGITHIYEAGVADYGFGPRPFIAMERIEGEPITVHARKASLDTRQRVALMAQVCDAVEHAHQRGVIHRDIKPGNIFVDTHGNPKVLDFGIGRALDDAGNATATGGVLGTLAYIAPEQLGDSSQAGVRSDVYALGAVLFELLAGRTPHLVREMTLTEAIRVISEQGAPRLSAVNPEMKGDLDAVVGKALDREPDRRYRSAGELADDLRRWLEGEPILARRDSLLDALGRTAQRNTVALRAGAAVLVALAIAGAGAASLAWRNSALAAKELDARRSAESMLETARRERARADDEARRLRERLYSSNIGHAHAALINADIARVRQLLDACPEDLAGWEHRYLRAASDQSDRSVTTQAPGQAYLAADPSSDLLVTLLIGLDAQVRSLATGEERAALPMPGGVFRVAVPPGGGAVFLGAGGGRVDLVHIDDATGAELARVTLDDGGAGLRSLIAARDGTRDAFRIDGAGAVARIGADEQRRWRHTGFDAAVIAASADAGAIVLAGRQSVLRAVDAHSGATLWEAPTPAADIRGVSFSPAGDLVAAVSVTGEVMLFNATTGDAVSQARAPLARASFLAWTDDPRTLVVGASTGMLCLFDHTSGAFTQIRGHTAPVTSLVPLGGDRAVTTGRDGETRWWSLRSASRASEHVHHATSAAAMGIGAVGERFYVGAFNGEIVNVDDDSLAHFSTGAARAGVWRSHTNAPTGTLARSFADGAVDLRSLADPASARTFRVSEARVAKAPLSPDGALLACVDDRGELHIVDARSGAPIMRTRAHEGQAVGAAWDASGKTVWTCGTDSALRRWAIGDTLELVREWKFAGSSLYEVAASADGAFVAAGGEDARIFLLDARTGDTHTLVGHSGPVFGLAFNPDGLRLASVGYDGRLRLWDTRLGEEVLQLSGAGASLFDVAFSESGERLAASAADGKVFVWSAAHAPGR, encoded by the coding sequence GTGAGGGACACGCGCGAGGCTCGCATCGAGGAACTCTTCGCCCTCGCCTCGGCGCTCCCGCCTTCCGAGCGAACGCGCGCCGTGCGCGACGCCGCCAGCGACGACCCATCCCTCGCCGGCGAGGTCTTCGCGCTCCTCGAGCACCTCGACGACGAGTTCCTCGACCCGGACCGCTTCGCGTCCGAACGCGCGGGCCTCGCCCTCGAGGGCATGCTGCCCGTCGCAGCACGCATCGGACGCTACACAGTCCTCGGCACGCTCGGCAGCGGCGGCATGGGCGTCGTCTACCTCGCCGAGCAAGAGAAGCCCCGCCGACAGGTCGCCCTCAAGGTCATCGCCGGCGCCTTCGTGCGCGACTCCTCCCTCGCCCGCTTCGAGCGCGAGGCCGAACTCCTCGGGCGCCTCCAGCACCCGGGCATCACGCACATCTACGAAGCGGGCGTCGCCGACTACGGCTTCGGCCCACGACCCTTCATCGCCATGGAGCGCATCGAGGGCGAGCCCATCACCGTCCACGCGCGCAAGGCGTCCCTCGACACCCGCCAGCGCGTCGCGCTCATGGCCCAGGTCTGCGACGCCGTCGAGCACGCCCACCAGCGAGGCGTCATCCATCGCGACATCAAGCCCGGCAACATCTTCGTCGACACCCACGGCAACCCGAAGGTCCTCGACTTCGGCATCGGACGCGCCCTCGACGACGCCGGCAACGCGACCGCCACCGGCGGCGTCCTCGGCACGCTCGCCTACATCGCGCCCGAGCAGCTCGGCGATTCATCGCAGGCCGGCGTGCGATCCGACGTCTACGCGCTCGGCGCCGTGCTCTTCGAACTCCTCGCCGGGAGGACTCCCCACCTCGTGCGCGAGATGACCCTCACCGAAGCGATCCGCGTCATCTCGGAGCAGGGCGCGCCTCGGCTCAGCGCCGTCAACCCCGAGATGAAGGGCGACCTCGACGCCGTCGTGGGCAAGGCCCTCGACCGCGAACCCGATCGCCGGTACCGCTCCGCAGGCGAACTCGCCGATGACCTGCGCCGCTGGCTCGAAGGCGAGCCCATCCTCGCGCGCCGCGACAGCCTTCTCGACGCGCTCGGACGCACCGCCCAGCGAAACACCGTCGCCCTCCGCGCCGGCGCCGCCGTGCTCGTGGCGCTCGCGATCGCCGGCGCAGGCGCGGCGTCGCTGGCGTGGCGAAACTCCGCACTGGCCGCGAAAGAGCTCGACGCCCGACGCAGCGCCGAGAGCATGCTCGAAACCGCCCGGCGCGAGCGCGCCCGGGCCGACGACGAAGCACGCCGCCTGCGCGAACGCCTCTATTCCAGCAACATCGGCCACGCGCACGCGGCATTGATCAACGCCGACATCGCGCGCGTCCGCCAGCTCCTCGACGCCTGCCCTGAAGATCTCGCCGGCTGGGAGCATCGGTACCTCCGCGCCGCAAGCGACCAGAGCGATCGCAGCGTCACCACACAGGCGCCGGGTCAGGCCTACCTCGCCGCCGATCCGTCGAGCGATCTGCTCGTCACGCTCCTGATCGGACTGGACGCGCAGGTACGGTCCCTCGCGACCGGCGAAGAGCGCGCTGCGCTGCCGATGCCCGGCGGCGTATTCCGTGTCGCCGTGCCGCCCGGCGGCGGGGCGGTGTTCCTCGGCGCAGGCGGCGGTCGCGTCGATCTCGTGCACATCGACGACGCAACGGGCGCCGAACTGGCTCGTGTCACGCTCGACGATGGGGGCGCGGGCCTGCGCTCGCTCATCGCCGCACGCGACGGAACACGTGACGCGTTCCGCATCGACGGCGCCGGCGCTGTCGCCCGCATCGGCGCCGACGAGCAGCGGCGCTGGCGCCACACGGGGTTCGATGCCGCGGTCATCGCGGCCAGCGCCGACGCCGGCGCGATCGTGCTGGCAGGGCGCCAGAGCGTCCTCCGCGCGGTGGACGCGCACTCCGGCGCGACCCTGTGGGAAGCCCCCACGCCCGCCGCGGACATCCGCGGCGTCTCGTTCAGCCCCGCGGGCGACCTCGTCGCGGCGGTCTCGGTCACAGGCGAGGTCATGCTCTTCAACGCGACAACGGGGGACGCTGTCTCACAGGCCAGAGCGCCCCTCGCGCGCGCGTCGTTCCTCGCATGGACAGACGACCCGCGAACGCTCGTGGTCGGCGCGTCGACCGGCATGCTCTGTCTCTTCGACCACACGAGCGGCGCTTTCACGCAGATCCGCGGCCACACCGCCCCGGTCACCTCGCTCGTGCCGCTCGGGGGCGACCGAGCGGTCACCACCGGGCGCGACGGTGAAACGCGATGGTGGTCGCTGCGCAGCGCGTCACGCGCGTCGGAGCATGTCCATCACGCGACGAGCGCCGCGGCCATGGGCATCGGCGCCGTCGGTGAACGCTTCTATGTCGGGGCGTTCAACGGCGAAATCGTCAACGTCGACGACGACTCCCTCGCCCACTTCTCGACGGGCGCCGCGCGGGCCGGCGTCTGGAGGTCGCACACGAACGCGCCCACCGGAACGCTCGCTCGCTCGTTCGCGGACGGCGCGGTCGATCTCCGATCACTCGCCGACCCCGCTTCCGCGCGGACATTCAGGGTCAGCGAGGCGCGCGTCGCCAAGGCGCCGCTGTCGCCCGATGGCGCGCTGCTCGCCTGCGTCGACGATCGCGGAGAGCTGCACATCGTCGACGCGCGATCCGGCGCGCCGATCATGCGCACGCGCGCGCACGAGGGCCAGGCCGTAGGCGCCGCGTGGGACGCGAGCGGAAAGACTGTCTGGACCTGCGGCACGGACAGTGCGCTGCGCCGCTGGGCGATCGGCGACACGCTCGAACTGGTCCGCGAATGGAAATTCGCCGGCTCGTCGCTCTACGAGGTCGCGGCGTCGGCCGACGGCGCGTTCGTCGCCGCGGGAGGCGAGGACGCCCGCATCTTCCTTCTCGACGCGCGGACCGGCGACACGCACACCCTCGTCGGGCACTCGGGCCCGGTCTTCGGCCTCGCCTTCAATCCCGACGGGCTCCGCCTCGCCAGCGTCGGCTACGACGGCCGCCTGCGCCTGTGGGACACACGACTCGGGGAAGAGGTGCTGCAGCTCTCGGGCGCCGGCGCGTCGCTCTTCGATGTCGCGTTCAGCGAGAGCGGGGAGCGCCTCGCCGCGAGCGCCGCCGATGGCAAGGTGTTCGTCTGGAGCGCGGCGCACGCCCCGGGTCGCTGA
- a CDS encoding DUF59 domain-containing protein yields MTTSDLRARVIKALRTVRDPELPVNLYDLGLMYSIDLDDAGGVRIVMTLTAPNCPVADQIPRDVEKAVRGVEGVEDVSVTLTFDPPWTTDMMSEEAQIELEALGIDPRRPNDHSGGRGARLTIGRKPTKP; encoded by the coding sequence ATGACCACGAGTGACCTGCGAGCCCGTGTGATCAAGGCCCTTCGCACGGTGCGCGACCCGGAACTTCCGGTGAATCTCTACGACCTCGGCCTGATGTACTCGATCGACCTCGACGACGCCGGCGGCGTGCGCATCGTGATGACGCTGACGGCGCCGAACTGCCCGGTGGCGGACCAGATCCCCCGCGATGTCGAGAAGGCGGTGCGGGGCGTCGAGGGCGTTGAGGATGTATCCGTGACGCTCACTTTCGATCCGCCCTGGACGACGGACATGATGTCTGAGGAAGCGCAGATCGAGCTGGAAGCGCTGGGGATCGACCCGCGCCGGCCGAACGATCATTCGGGCGGGCGCGGCGCGCGCCTGACCATCGGGCGCAAGCCGACGAAGCCGTGA